The Capillibacterium thermochitinicola genome window below encodes:
- the rplS gene encoding 50S ribosomal protein L19: protein MNLIDLVEQEQLKKDLPVFGPGDTVRVHHKVVEGERERIQVFEGVVIARANGGLRETFTVRKISGGVGVERIFPVHSPMIAKIEVVRRGRVRRAKLYYLRKRSGKAARIREL, encoded by the coding sequence ATGAACCTGATTGATCTGGTGGAACAGGAACAATTAAAGAAAGATCTTCCGGTCTTCGGCCCCGGCGATACGGTCCGGGTTCACCATAAAGTTGTGGAAGGAGAACGGGAAAGAATTCAGGTCTTTGAAGGTGTTGTGATTGCCCGGGCAAACGGGGGGCTCCGCGAGACTTTTACCGTACGGAAAATTTCCGGCGGGGTTGGGGTGGAAAGGATCTTCCCGGTGCATTCACCAATGATTGCCAAGATTGAAGTGGTGAGAAGAGGAAGGGTTCGCCGGGCGAAACTATACTATCTACGTAAACGTTCGGGTAAAGCGGCACGGATCCGCGAACTGTAA
- the rsxE gene encoding electron transport complex subunit RsxE, producing the protein MTKWQIFKNGVFNENPIFRLVLGMCSTLAVTTAVVNGIGMGIATTLVLTGSNVIIALLRKIIPKEIRIPAYVVVIATFTTIVDKTMAATMPDLHRVLGIFIPLIVVNCIVLARAEAFASKHNLVDSTFDGLGMGLGFTLALTLLSFIRELVGTGTLLKATDFGFEGFSFFPEDLGAKLLILPPGAFITLGLLLAGINWLVARKGEK; encoded by the coding sequence TTGACTAAATGGCAGATCTTCAAGAACGGTGTTTTCAACGAAAACCCCATCTTCCGCCTGGTTTTGGGGATGTGCTCCACCTTGGCGGTGACCACTGCGGTCGTGAACGGAATCGGAATGGGGATTGCCACCACTTTGGTGCTGACCGGTTCGAATGTGATCATTGCTTTGCTGCGGAAGATCATTCCCAAGGAGATCCGCATCCCGGCGTACGTGGTGGTGATCGCCACCTTTACCACGATTGTCGATAAGACGATGGCGGCGACCATGCCCGACTTACACCGGGTGCTCGGGATCTTTATTCCGCTGATTGTGGTGAACTGTATCGTTCTGGCCCGGGCAGAAGCCTTTGCCTCCAAGCATAACCTGGTGGACTCCACCTTCGATGGCTTGGGGATGGGGTTGGGCTTCACCCTGGCTTTAACCTTGTTAAGCTTCATCCGGGAATTGGTGGGAACCGGTACTTTGCTGAAAGCCACCGATTTCGGTTTTGAAGGTTTTTCCTTTTTCCCCGAAGATCTGGGGGCGAAACTCCTGATTTTACCACCGGGGGCTTTCATCACCCTCGGCCTGTTGCTGGCCGGGATCAACTGGCTCGTGGCCCGAAAGGGGGAAAAGTAA
- a CDS encoding RnfABCDGE type electron transport complex subunit B, translated as MEAGSMSIILHGVAVLLVLGAAFGLGLAIASRKLAVESDPRIDEIEALLPGANCGGCGYPGCRGMAEAIVAGAAPVTGCPVLKDHSPIAAVMGVESTATERLIARVRCGGGRKEAPQRFIYFGVEDCAAAQSLGGGAKACTYGCLGLGSCVKVCPFGAMKMSDNALPVVDEEKCTGCGLCVKACPRQIITLWPYDKKVTVLCMNKDKGAEVRAVCKVGCIACRLCTKNCPTGAIPVEDNLARITPELCTNCEICVEKCPMKTIKGAKKQERAVG; from the coding sequence ATGGAAGCCGGAAGCATGAGTATCATTCTGCATGGCGTTGCCGTTTTATTGGTGCTTGGGGCCGCTTTTGGCTTGGGTCTGGCCATTGCCTCCCGCAAGTTGGCCGTGGAAAGCGACCCGCGGATCGATGAGATTGAGGCGTTACTACCCGGGGCGAACTGCGGCGGGTGTGGCTATCCCGGTTGCCGCGGCATGGCGGAAGCCATTGTCGCCGGGGCGGCACCGGTAACCGGGTGTCCTGTTTTGAAGGACCACTCCCCCATTGCCGCTGTGATGGGGGTGGAAAGCACCGCGACGGAACGCCTGATCGCAAGGGTCCGTTGTGGCGGCGGGCGGAAGGAAGCGCCGCAGCGTTTCATCTATTTTGGCGTGGAAGACTGTGCGGCTGCCCAAAGTCTGGGCGGGGGAGCCAAAGCTTGTACCTATGGCTGTCTCGGCCTGGGCAGTTGCGTTAAAGTTTGTCCCTTCGGGGCGATGAAAATGTCGGACAATGCCCTGCCCGTGGTGGACGAGGAGAAATGCACCGGTTGCGGCTTGTGTGTGAAAGCCTGTCCCCGCCAGATCATTACCCTCTGGCCTTATGATAAGAAGGTGACCGTCCTGTGTATGAATAAGGATAAAGGGGCGGAGGTCCGGGCCGTCTGCAAAGTGGGCTGTATCGCTTGCCGGCTCTGCACCAAGAACTGCCCCACGGGGGCAATTCCGGTCGAAGACAATCTGGCGCGGATCACCCCCGAGCTCTGTACCAATTGTGAAATTTGTGTAGAAAAGTGTCCGATGAAGACGATTAAAGGAGCGAAAAAGCAGGAAAGAGCCGTGGGATAG
- the rsxC gene encoding electron transport complex subunit RsxC: MGLKTFKKGIHPPTNKELTASLPVEELPLPAQVVLPLGQHIGAPAKPLVAVGDEVATGQKIAEAQGGVSVPLHASISGKVVAIEPRPHASGQLQPAIVIESDGADRRAPDLISGRKLEELTADEIKALMKEAGLVGMGGAAFPTHVKYCPPETEATQGQYCPVKPVDYVILNGVECEPYLTCDHRLMLEQTADVIRGLLAFMKAAGAPRGIIGVEANKPDAIEALRKAAAGYPVEVVPLKVKYPQGEERMLIYAATRRKVPVGALPIAVGVIVNNVATAAAFGRYLREGMPLIDRIVTVTGTGIKTPKNLRVRIGTLLEDVINYCGGFPEPPGRIILGGPMTGPAIYRLDVPIMKGTSGILVQTRAEVKKYQAITCIRCGKCVDACPYNLLPNYLADYAEHGKLGDAEKYGLFDCRECGACAYVCPSRRPLLQLFKNAKQQSKAAQKKR, translated from the coding sequence ATGGGGCTGAAAACTTTTAAGAAAGGGATTCATCCCCCAACCAATAAAGAATTGACGGCTTCTTTACCGGTTGAAGAACTGCCGCTTCCGGCCCAAGTTGTTTTGCCGCTCGGGCAACACATCGGCGCCCCGGCCAAACCGTTGGTGGCGGTAGGGGACGAAGTGGCGACCGGGCAGAAGATCGCCGAAGCACAAGGGGGAGTCTCCGTTCCTTTGCACGCCAGCATTTCCGGGAAAGTGGTTGCCATTGAACCCCGGCCCCATGCAAGCGGGCAACTGCAACCGGCGATTGTGATCGAAAGTGACGGTGCCGACCGGCGGGCCCCGGATCTGATCTCTGGGCGCAAGCTGGAGGAGCTGACGGCCGACGAGATTAAGGCCTTGATGAAAGAAGCCGGTCTGGTCGGCATGGGCGGGGCCGCCTTTCCGACGCACGTCAAATATTGCCCGCCGGAAACCGAAGCGACCCAAGGCCAATACTGTCCGGTAAAACCTGTTGATTATGTCATCCTTAACGGTGTGGAATGTGAACCTTATTTAACCTGTGACCACCGGTTAATGTTGGAACAGACGGCTGATGTGATCCGCGGTTTGCTGGCCTTTATGAAGGCGGCCGGTGCCCCGCGGGGGATAATCGGCGTAGAAGCGAACAAACCCGATGCCATTGAGGCTTTGCGGAAAGCGGCGGCCGGCTACCCGGTGGAAGTTGTTCCTTTGAAGGTCAAATATCCCCAAGGAGAAGAGCGGATGTTGATTTACGCCGCGACCCGTCGGAAGGTCCCGGTGGGGGCTTTACCAATTGCCGTTGGGGTGATCGTCAATAATGTGGCAACGGCGGCGGCTTTTGGTCGTTATCTTCGTGAAGGGATGCCCCTGATTGACCGGATCGTCACGGTGACCGGAACAGGGATTAAAACTCCGAAGAATTTGCGGGTGCGGATCGGTACTTTACTGGAGGATGTCATCAACTACTGTGGCGGGTTCCCGGAACCGCCCGGGCGGATTATCCTGGGCGGGCCGATGACCGGTCCGGCAATTTACCGGTTGGATGTACCAATTATGAAAGGTACTTCCGGGATTTTGGTCCAGACCCGCGCCGAGGTGAAGAAATACCAGGCGATAACTTGTATTCGCTGCGGAAAGTGTGTTGATGCTTGCCCGTACAACTTACTCCCTAATTATCTGGCTGACTATGCAGAACATGGCAAATTAGGGGACGCAGAAAAATACGGACTTTTTGATTGTCGTGAGTGTGGTGCCTGTGCGTACGTCTGTCCAAGCAGGCGGCCATTACTCCAGTTGTTCAAGAACGCAAAACAACAAAGCAAAGCAGCACAAAAAAAGCGATAG
- a CDS encoding RnfABCDGE type electron transport complex subunit D translates to MLETEVVVSASPHLRAGLSAERIMWLVVAALIPVAAAGVYFFGWHALWIILVSMVTAVLTEAITRLLLKRPVTIGDGSAAVTGLLLALTLPPTVPLWIPAAGSAFAIVLGKQIYGGLGYNPFNPALIGRAFLLASWPTLMVKWVWPADALDWAMDSTAASLGISVDAVSGATPLGLWADGITRIPYLQLYLGNIAGSLGETSALAILLGGLFLLVYRIIDWRIPVSYLGTVTLLAFLMGQDPLFHLLAGGLMLGAFFMATDYVTSPVTPRGRLLFGIGCGLFTMLIRMYGGLPEGVCYSILLMNLATPLLDRWTVPKRFGEVKANG, encoded by the coding sequence TTGTTAGAGACCGAAGTCGTTGTTTCCGCTTCACCCCATTTACGTGCGGGGTTAAGCGCTGAGCGGATTATGTGGCTGGTGGTTGCCGCGCTTATACCGGTGGCGGCAGCTGGTGTTTACTTTTTTGGCTGGCACGCGCTTTGGATCATTTTAGTCTCGATGGTGACGGCGGTCTTAACGGAGGCGATCACGCGCCTTCTGTTGAAACGGCCGGTTACAATCGGCGACGGCAGCGCGGCCGTAACCGGTTTGTTATTGGCTTTAACGCTTCCGCCCACGGTGCCGTTGTGGATCCCGGCGGCCGGGTCGGCCTTTGCGATTGTTCTGGGGAAACAGATCTACGGCGGTTTGGGTTATAACCCGTTTAACCCGGCTTTAATCGGGCGCGCCTTCTTGCTTGCTTCCTGGCCGACCTTAATGGTGAAGTGGGTTTGGCCCGCGGATGCTCTGGACTGGGCCATGGATTCCACTGCGGCATCGCTTGGGATATCGGTGGATGCGGTCTCGGGGGCAACGCCCCTTGGACTCTGGGCGGACGGCATTACCAGGATTCCCTATCTTCAGCTGTACCTGGGAAATATCGCCGGCTCCCTTGGGGAGACGTCGGCGTTAGCCATATTGCTGGGTGGCTTGTTTTTGTTGGTCTATAGGATCATTGACTGGCGGATTCCCGTCAGCTATTTGGGGACTGTGACCTTGCTGGCCTTTCTGATGGGCCAAGATCCCCTCTTTCACCTCTTGGCGGGGGGGTTGATGCTGGGGGCCTTTTTCATGGCCACCGATTACGTGACTTCTCCGGTTACCCCGCGGGGCCGTCTTCTGTTCGGGATTGGCTGCGGGCTCTTTACCATGTTGATCCGGATGTACGGCGGACTGCCGGAGGGGGTTTGTTATTCAATTCTCCTGATGAATCTTGCCACGCCACTACTGGACCGCTGGACGGTACCAAAGCGGTTCGGGGAGGTGAAAGCCAATGGGTAA
- a CDS encoding pyrimidine-nucleoside phosphorylase has protein sequence MVDVISRKRDGLEHTPEEIAYIVQGIVDGSIPDYQLAAWCMAVYFQGMTPREARDMAVRMAATGDQVDLSPLPGVKIDKHSTGGVGDKTSLVVAPLVAAAGIPVCKMSGRGLGHTGGTIDKLESIPGFRTELTLDELFAQVKKIGVGLVGQTGNLVPADKRLYALRDVTGTVASIPLIATSIMSKKLAGGADGFVLDVKVGDGAFLKTKEEAEKLAELMVAIGKNADRKTVAVLSNMDQPLGKAVGNALEVREAIATLRGEGPADLEELSLVLGAQMLVLAGAEKEVAVAKAKLQALLDSGDGLRAFGRWIEGQGGDPRIVDDPERLPLAAHVVGVKSPRSGYVAKWATETLGLISMRLGAGRARKEDPIDHSVGLVIEKKLGDWVEAGEEIAKVYARTAAEAENGAAEVLAAVQLAPTPPPKKPLVIGYII, from the coding sequence ATGGTTGACGTGATCAGTCGGAAACGTGATGGTCTGGAACATACACCGGAAGAGATCGCCTATATCGTCCAGGGGATCGTGGATGGGAGTATTCCCGATTATCAACTGGCGGCCTGGTGTATGGCGGTTTATTTCCAAGGGATGACCCCACGGGAAGCGCGGGATATGGCGGTTCGGATGGCCGCTACGGGGGACCAGGTTGACCTTTCACCACTGCCGGGGGTGAAGATTGATAAACACTCCACCGGCGGCGTGGGGGACAAAACTTCGTTGGTGGTGGCCCCCTTGGTGGCGGCGGCCGGCATCCCGGTCTGTAAGATGTCCGGACGGGGACTGGGCCATACCGGGGGAACCATCGATAAACTGGAATCAATCCCCGGTTTCCGGACGGAACTTACCCTTGACGAGCTGTTTGCCCAGGTCAAAAAGATTGGGGTCGGCTTGGTCGGGCAAACCGGAAATCTGGTCCCGGCCGATAAGCGCCTCTACGCGCTCCGGGATGTGACGGGGACTGTGGCCAGCATTCCTTTGATTGCGACCAGTATCATGAGTAAAAAGCTGGCCGGTGGGGCCGACGGTTTCGTCCTGGATGTGAAGGTGGGCGACGGTGCTTTTCTGAAAACAAAAGAAGAAGCGGAGAAGCTGGCGGAGTTGATGGTCGCTATCGGGAAAAACGCCGACCGCAAGACGGTGGCGGTTCTTTCCAACATGGATCAACCGCTGGGGAAGGCCGTCGGTAACGCTTTGGAGGTCAGGGAGGCCATCGCCACCCTGCGGGGTGAAGGCCCGGCCGATCTGGAAGAGTTGTCCCTGGTTCTTGGGGCCCAGATGCTGGTTTTGGCCGGAGCGGAAAAAGAGGTGGCAGTGGCCAAAGCCAAACTGCAAGCGCTGCTTGACAGTGGCGACGGCTTGCGTGCCTTTGGCCGTTGGATTGAGGGACAGGGTGGTGACCCGCGGATCGTCGATGACCCGGAACGCCTGCCGCTGGCCGCCCATGTGGTCGGGGTCAAGAGCCCGCGTTCGGGTTATGTTGCCAAATGGGCCACGGAAACCCTGGGCCTGATCTCGATGCGGTTGGGGGCCGGACGGGCGCGGAAAGAAGACCCGATTGACCACAGTGTTGGTTTGGTGATCGAGAAGAAACTCGGAGACTGGGTTGAAGCGGGCGAGGAGATTGCCAAAGTCTATGCCCGTACGGCGGCGGAAGCGGAAAACGGGGCGGCGGAAGTTTTGGCCGCAGTGCAACTGGCCCCGACGCCACCGCCTAAAAAACCGTTGGTGATCGGGTATATCATTTAA
- the radC gene encoding RadC family protein, producing MSGPVIKALPAEERPRERLARYGAESLSNSELMAIVLRTGTTDLSALDLAKLLLAKFESLPNLAAASLQELCAVRGVGKTKAIQLLAAFELGKRLQTARLTEDQPLSSPQEVAGFLMPRLRFLDQEHFLTLHLNTKNRLLSMETISIGTLDASLVHPREVFKAAIRQSSASLILAHNHPSGDPRPSQEDIKLTHRLKESGELLGIPILDHVIIGDHKYYSMKEEGLI from the coding sequence TTGTCGGGACCGGTGATTAAAGCGCTTCCGGCGGAGGAGCGCCCCCGGGAAAGGTTGGCACGGTACGGGGCGGAGAGCCTCTCAAACAGCGAATTGATGGCCATTGTCCTCCGGACCGGAACCACCGATCTGTCTGCCCTGGATCTGGCCAAGCTCCTCCTGGCCAAGTTTGAATCTTTACCAAACCTGGCGGCTGCAAGCCTCCAGGAGTTGTGCGCGGTCCGCGGCGTGGGGAAAACCAAAGCCATTCAGCTGCTGGCCGCTTTTGAACTGGGGAAGCGGTTACAGACCGCCCGGCTGACCGAAGACCAACCGCTGTCTTCACCTCAGGAAGTCGCCGGTTTTTTAATGCCGCGCCTGCGCTTCCTCGACCAGGAACATTTTCTGACGCTGCATCTTAATACGAAAAACCGGCTGCTCAGCATGGAGACGATCTCCATCGGCACTTTGGATGCTTCTCTGGTGCACCCCCGGGAAGTATTTAAAGCCGCGATCCGCCAAAGCAGCGCTTCCTTGATCTTAGCCCATAACCACCCCAGTGGCGATCCCCGTCCCAGTCAGGAAGATATCAAGCTAACGCACCGTCTTAAAGAGTCCGGAGAGCTCTTGGGTATCCCCATTCTCGATCATGTGATCATTGGCGACCACAAATATTACAGTATGAAGGAAGAAGGATTGATCTAA
- the trmD gene encoding tRNA (guanosine(37)-N1)-methyltransferase TrmD, which yields MLIQFLTLFPEMFDGPFAHSMIKRAQDNGLVKLETINFRAYAEDRHATVDDTPYGGGPGMILKPEPIFKAVEAIQAQAATKPYIILTTPQGEIFHQRIAVELSAQPHLVFICGHYEGYDERIRTLADRELSIGDYILTGGELPAMVMAEAIIRLLPGVLGDPDAARLDSFSGPEGILDYPQYTKPADFRGLKVPAILLSGDHGKIAQWRREQALLRTARRRPDLLAQLALTAKEKELIESYRLARADGQPDFASEGREYDEPD from the coding sequence ATGTTAATCCAGTTTTTAACCTTATTTCCGGAGATGTTTGACGGCCCTTTTGCCCATAGCATGATCAAAAGGGCGCAGGATAATGGGCTGGTTAAACTGGAAACAATTAATTTCCGCGCGTATGCCGAAGACCGCCATGCCACCGTGGATGATACGCCCTACGGGGGCGGGCCGGGGATGATCTTGAAACCGGAACCGATCTTTAAGGCGGTAGAAGCGATTCAGGCGCAAGCGGCCACCAAACCTTATATCATACTTACCACGCCGCAGGGGGAGATCTTTCACCAGCGGATTGCGGTTGAATTAAGTGCCCAGCCCCACTTGGTCTTTATCTGCGGGCACTATGAGGGTTATGACGAACGCATCCGGACGCTGGCCGACCGCGAGTTATCCATCGGTGATTACATCCTGACCGGAGGCGAGCTCCCGGCGATGGTGATGGCTGAAGCGATCATCCGGTTGCTGCCGGGGGTCCTTGGTGACCCGGATGCGGCGAGGCTGGATTCGTTCAGCGGGCCCGAAGGTATCCTTGATTATCCTCAGTACACGAAACCAGCGGATTTTCGCGGTTTAAAGGTCCCCGCGATTCTTCTCTCCGGAGACCACGGAAAAATTGCCCAGTGGCGGCGGGAGCAGGCCCTCCTCCGGACGGCCCGCCGGCGCCCGGATTTACTGGCGCAATTGGCATTGACCGCGAAAGAAAAGGAATTAATCGAAAGTTACCGGCTTGCCCGTGCCGACGGGCAGCCTGATTTTGCGAGTGAAGGGAGGGAATACGATGAACCTGATTGA
- a CDS encoding phosphopentomutase → MKRRVFLVVLDGVGIGALPDADRYGDEGSNTLGNMAANVGGLKVPFLTTLGLGRIEPLLGVPAVENPRGAYGKMAEASAGKDTITGHWELTGVVLDRPFPVYPNGFPDEIIVPFTKAIGRGVLGNKAASGTEIIKEYGPEHLATGKPIVYTSADSVFQIAAHEEIIPIDELYRICTTARELLRGEHQVARVIARPFIGQPGSFTRTKRRRDFSVVPPEETILDRLAASGVAVVGVGKIEDIYSGRGLTASYHTGDNISTLEQLLVLGTELEGPALVFANCIDFDSLYGHRNDPAGFAAALTTADGYLEKIAALLKPEDVLIITADHGGDPTTPSTDHSREYVPLLVTGPSVRPGVALGVRTSFTDVAATIADLFGVAGWTKGISFFQEMALTAEK, encoded by the coding sequence ATGAAACGCCGTGTTTTTCTTGTGGTTTTGGATGGGGTTGGAATCGGGGCCTTGCCCGATGCCGACCGCTATGGAGATGAAGGCAGTAACACCTTGGGTAATATGGCGGCGAATGTGGGCGGGCTGAAGGTTCCCTTCCTGACCACCCTGGGTTTGGGCCGGATCGAACCTTTGCTGGGGGTTCCTGCGGTGGAAAACCCACGGGGAGCGTACGGGAAAATGGCTGAAGCTTCAGCTGGTAAGGATACGATCACCGGCCACTGGGAGTTGACCGGGGTGGTTTTGGACCGGCCGTTTCCGGTGTACCCCAACGGTTTTCCCGATGAGATTATTGTTCCCTTCACCAAAGCCATCGGCCGGGGCGTCCTGGGGAACAAAGCAGCTTCCGGGACGGAGATCATCAAGGAGTATGGGCCAGAGCATCTGGCGACCGGCAAACCGATCGTCTATACTTCGGCCGACAGTGTTTTTCAGATCGCCGCCCATGAGGAGATCATCCCCATCGACGAGTTGTACCGGATCTGTACCACGGCCCGGGAACTTCTGCGGGGTGAGCACCAGGTTGCACGGGTGATTGCCCGGCCGTTTATTGGCCAGCCCGGTTCCTTTACACGGACGAAACGGCGGCGGGACTTTTCCGTTGTACCGCCGGAAGAGACGATCCTGGACCGGCTGGCCGCCAGTGGCGTTGCCGTTGTTGGCGTTGGTAAAATCGAAGATATCTATAGTGGACGGGGCTTGACCGCCAGCTACCATACAGGGGATAACATCAGCACCTTAGAGCAACTGTTGGTCTTGGGTACCGAGCTGGAAGGACCGGCTCTGGTCTTTGCCAACTGTATTGATTTTGACAGTCTATACGGCCACCGGAATGATCCGGCGGGGTTTGCGGCCGCGCTGACCACCGCCGACGGTTATCTGGAAAAGATTGCCGCATTGTTAAAGCCGGAAGATGTGTTGATCATCACGGCCGACCACGGGGGTGACCCGACCACGCCCAGCACCGACCATTCCCGGGAATATGTTCCTTTGTTGGTGACCGGCCCGTCCGTGCGGCCGGGTGTTGCCTTGGGGGTGCGGACTTCCTTTACCGACGTGGCCGCGACCATAGCCGATCTTTTCGGGGTCGCCGGCTGGACGAAGGGGATAAGTTTCTTCCAGGAAATGGCCCTGACGGCAGAAAAATAA
- a CDS encoding Maf family protein gives MPEKAPRCKSSREVATIHPIILASASPRRQDLLTMLGLEFKVIASSFEERAKLDPAAPPAEQVVTTARGKAEEVFRLTASVPETADSLVIGADTIVVLDGEVLGKPADQAEARRMLKTLSGRWHQVFTGLALLHREKTLTAYEMTRVHFRPLTDREIDAYLRTGEPMDKAGAYGIQGLGAIFVDRIEGCFYNVMGLPVPRLALLLKEYGINLPEVKTLVGTGD, from the coding sequence GTGCCTGAAAAGGCACCGCGGTGTAAATCCAGTCGGGAGGTGGCGACGATTCATCCGATTATTCTTGCTTCCGCCTCGCCCCGCCGTCAGGACCTCCTGACCATGCTGGGCCTGGAGTTTAAGGTGATCGCCAGCTCCTTTGAAGAACGGGCGAAGCTGGACCCGGCGGCCCCGCCCGCGGAACAGGTCGTGACCACGGCGCGCGGGAAAGCGGAAGAGGTTTTTCGTCTGACGGCCAGTGTACCGGAGACCGCGGACAGCCTGGTGATTGGGGCCGACACCATTGTGGTGCTGGATGGGGAGGTTTTAGGGAAACCGGCCGACCAGGCAGAAGCCCGGCGGATGCTAAAGACCCTCTCCGGCCGCTGGCACCAGGTCTTTACCGGACTGGCCCTTCTCCATCGGGAAAAAACCCTTACTGCTTATGAAATGACCCGGGTTCATTTTCGTCCGCTGACCGACCGGGAGATCGATGCTTACCTGCGTACTGGCGAACCGATGGACAAGGCCGGCGCCTATGGGATTCAGGGGCTTGGTGCCATCTTCGTTGACCGGATTGAGGGCTGCTTTTATAACGTCATGGGCCTCCCCGTCCCCCGGCTTGCGCTTTTGTTAAAGGAATACGGGATTAACCTGCCGGAGGTGAAAACCCTTGTCGGGACCGGTGATTAA
- a CDS encoding RnfABCDGE type electron transport complex subunit G, with translation MGKHEWRLILVLTVICVVSGGVLGWVNTLTAPAIRAQEELAKERALQEALPGTTTFTEEPALRKELEEAGLAGIVEVYRAYRDEEEMGFVFTVDQQGYGGPIRMVIGVTASGNLSGLTVISHTETPGLGAKITDARFLTQPAFREAMVGMTLAVTKDKGEVDAIASATISSRAVVRGVNAALTAAQSLLDAEAMNGGVDVD, from the coding sequence ATGGGTAAACATGAATGGCGTTTGATTCTGGTGCTCACGGTCATCTGCGTGGTCTCCGGCGGGGTGCTGGGTTGGGTGAACACCCTGACCGCACCGGCGATTAGGGCCCAAGAGGAACTGGCTAAAGAACGGGCTTTACAAGAAGCTTTACCCGGCACCACCACTTTCACGGAAGAACCGGCCTTGCGCAAAGAGCTGGAAGAAGCGGGCCTGGCCGGGATCGTGGAAGTGTACCGGGCTTATCGTGACGAGGAAGAGATGGGTTTTGTTTTCACCGTTGACCAACAGGGCTATGGGGGGCCGATCCGGATGGTGATCGGCGTCACGGCGTCGGGGAACCTTTCCGGCTTGACTGTGATCAGTCATACCGAAACTCCCGGATTGGGCGCGAAGATCACAGACGCTCGATTCTTGACGCAACCGGCGTTCCGGGAAGCGATGGTCGGGATGACGCTGGCCGTGACGAAGGACAAAGGAGAAGTGGATGCAATTGCCAGTGCCACCATCTCCTCACGGGCGGTTGTCCGCGGGGTGAACGCGGCTTTAACCGCCGCCCAATCTTTACTGGACGCTGAAGCGATGAATGGGGGTGTCGACGTTGACTAA
- the rsxA gene encoding electron transport complex subunit RsxA codes for MTEYLLIVLSAIFINNFIVARFLGICPFLGVSKQVETATGMGMAVTFVMALASGITYWLQKVLVMFNIEFLQTITFILVIAVLVQFVEMVIKKSSPVLYQALGIYLPLITTNCAVLGVTIINVTENYNFLQSVVNGIGGALGFSLLLILFAGIRERLAFAPLPKALEGIPIALITAGLVSMAFLGFSGFNLEALLGF; via the coding sequence ATGACTGAATATCTGTTGATTGTCCTTAGTGCGATTTTTATAAATAACTTCATTGTGGCGCGGTTTTTGGGGATCTGTCCCTTCTTGGGGGTTTCCAAACAAGTGGAGACGGCAACCGGGATGGGAATGGCGGTGACCTTTGTGATGGCCTTGGCTTCCGGGATCACCTATTGGCTCCAGAAGGTGCTGGTCATGTTCAACATCGAGTTTTTGCAGACGATCACCTTTATTTTGGTCATCGCGGTCCTGGTGCAGTTTGTCGAGATGGTGATCAAAAAGAGCAGCCCGGTGCTTTACCAAGCGTTGGGGATTTACTTGCCGCTGATCACTACCAACTGTGCGGTTTTGGGGGTAACCATCATCAATGTCACCGAGAACTATAATTTCCTCCAATCGGTAGTCAACGGGATCGGTGGTGCGCTTGGCTTTTCGTTACTCTTGATTTTGTTTGCCGGGATCCGGGAACGGTTGGCTTTTGCTCCGCTACCGAAAGCATTGGAAGGGATTCCGATTGCTTTGATTACGGCCGGGCTGGTCTCCATGGCCTTTCTGGGCTTTTCCGGGTTTAACCTTGAGGCTTTGTTGGGATTTTAA